The genomic stretch GTTTTTCCGCATACCTGCGACACCATACAGCGCCTGTCCGATATATGGCGCCTTAATATCAAAACCACATGGCATAACGATATAATGCTGCCGGTCAAGCTCGATACGCAGAGTGCACGGGAATATATGGAAGATGCGCATGCCAAGTTCAGGAGAGAACTCGGGGCATGGATGGGCACCGAAATAACAGATGATGCGCTGAAGCAGGCCATTGCTCTGTACAACCGCCTGAGATCGCTTATGAAAAGGCTTTATGAAATCAGAAGCGCCAATCCTGAAGCCTTAAGCGGCCGCGATATGTATGCGGTAGTCAAGGGCACAATGGTCATGGACAGAAAGGACGCCGCAGACCTTATCGAAAAGCTTGTTGCCGAACTGGAGCAGAAAACCCCTCCCGTACAGGGAAATGCCAGGCGCCTTGTCATATCGGGCGGCATCTGCGATCATCCCGAAATATATGACCTGATAGAAAAAACAGGCGCAAGAGTCGTATGGGACGACCTCTGCACTGGTTCACGCTTCTTTGAAGGCCTTATTTCAGAAGAGGGCGATCCGATAAAGGCACTGGCGGCAAGATATTCAAACAGGACGATCTGCCCTGCAAAGCATGCATCCCTGACACTGAGAGGGGATAATCTCGTAGGTATCGCAAAAGAACACAAGGCAAACGGCGTCATATTCATATTGCTCAAGTTCTGTGACCCGCATGCCTTTGACTATCCGTTCATGAAGAAGATGCTCGATGATGCGGGCATACCTTCCATGCTGCTCGAGGTCGAACAGGAACTGCCGTCCGCCGGTCAGCTTGCAACCCGTTTCGATGCATTCATCGAGATGCTTTAGACGCCATAGACAAGGAGAAAACAATGTCTGAAGAGATAAAGAAAGACGCCGTACCAAAGGTAAAATCGATAAAGAAGATGCGGGAAATCATGACCGCATATTACATTGACGCCAAGACCGCCAGGCAGAACAACAAGAAAGTCGCATGGATAACAAGCGGCGGGCCGGTCGAACCGCTTTACGTTATGGATGTCATACCCGTTTACCCCGAAAATCACGGGGCCATGATAGGGGCATCCAAGATGGGGGTCGGACTTTGCGAAACCGCTGAAAATATGGGCTACAGCCGTGACCTGTGCTCTTATGCAAGGGCCGACATCGCATGCTCGACAGTAAACGGCGGACCGATAGGCGGGCTTCCGGAGCCTGACTTCCTCGTATGCAGCAACAACATCTGCGGGACCGTTCTCAAATGGTACGAGGTGCAGGCCCGCTATTACAATGTCCCGCTATTCATTTTCGACACCCCGTTCTGCCACACCGAATTCAGCATAGAGGCAAGGCATTATGTGGAAAAGCAGGTCCTGGAATACATAGATTTTCTGGAAAAGATGTGCGGAAAAAAGTTCGACCAGGATAAGGCAAGGGAAGTCCTGGATTATTCCTATGAAGGCCAGAGACTGTGGAGGGAAGTCCTGGAGACAGCCCGCAGCAAACCGGCGCCGTTATCCGCTTTCGATGCGTTCTTCCACCTCGCCCTCATCGTAACGCTGAGAGGCACTAAAACAGTGGTCGATTATTATACCGAGCTTATCGATGAGATGCGCCAGCGTGCCGCAGACAAGATCGGGTCAATTCCGAATGAGAAGTACAGACTCCTGTGGGACAACCTGCCGGTCTGGTACAAGACCAAATGGCTCTCGGACAAATTCGCTTCCCACGGCGCATGCCTTGTTGCCGACACCTATACATCGGCATGGTGCAAACAGCTTGATTATATTGACAAGTCCGACTTCGTTAAGTCGATGGTGGACTGCTATACAATGATCTATCTCAACATTGGTGTGGATCAGATGGTCGATACCGTAAAGGGAATGGTCGAGAAATACGATGTCGACGGTATTGTAATGCACTCGAACAGAAGCTGCAAACCGTATTCGTTGGGCCAGTACGATATACAGCGCATGATACAGAAGGCAACCGGCGTTCCCAGCGTCATGATCGAGGCCGACATGGTCGATGAAAGAAGCTTCTCCGAAAGTCAGATAGATACGAGAATTGACGCCTTCATGGAATTGATAAAGCAGAAGAAAGGTTAGAAGGAGGAAGGATTTATGTTTGAGACCAAACCCTGGACAAAGTTCTACGGCAGTGTTCCGGTAACCATCGATTACCCGAAAGTGACCCTTTATGAGGCGCTTATGAAAACAGTGGGGCACTTCCCGGATAAAACAGCATGGGATTTCATGGGCTACACCGCGACATACAGGCAGTTCGCCGAAGAGATCGACAGGTGCGCAAACGCACTGACCGCCCTCGGACTCAAAAAGGGCGACCGCATGACAATATCGATGCCGACATGCCCACAGGGTATCATCTGCTTCTATGCAATCATAAAGATCGGGGCAGTTGCCAGCATGATCCATCCCCTGTCTCCACCCAAGGAAATTGAATTCTATCTGAATGTCAGCAAGAGCACCTTCGCCCTTACAATCGATGCGTTCTACAAGAACTTCAAACAGGGTATGGAAAATTCCCCATGTAAAACTCTCGTGCTTGCAAGGATTCCGGATTATCTGCCGCTTATCAAAAAAATCGGTTTTAATCTGACCAAGGGACGAAAGATTCCCAAGGTACCTGCAGACAATCAGGTGGTCTGGTGGAAAGACATGATGAGCGCCGGCTACCCCAAAGTTGATGCAGCCAAGGCCGATCCGGATGAGATGGCGGTCATCATGTACTCTGGCGGAACAACCGGAGTGCCCAAAGGTATAATGCTTTCTCACATGAATTTCATCAGCGAAGGCATGCAGGTCGCTCACTGGGGAAAAATGGATGAAACGGATAAGATCCTTGCAATCCTGCCGATATTCCACGGATTCGGGCTTGGCGTTTGCGTAAATGCGGCATTCATGGGCGGCGGGCAGAGCATACTCGTTCCACAGTTTACACCTGAAATTGTTGCAGATCTCATCGCCAAAAAACGTCCGAGCTTCGTCGTCGGCGTTCCAACGCTTTTCGATGCGCTCACAAGAAATGAGCAGTTCAACAAGGCAGACCTGTCATGCCTGAAAGGCTGTTTCAGCGGGGCCGACACATTGCCGCGGGTGGTAAAGGAGGAATTCGAACGTATCGTTGCAAGGCAGGGAGGCAAGGTCAAACTGCTTGAAGGCTATGGACTCACCGAAGCTGTCACTGCAATCATGGCCATGCCCATGGATGAATACCGTGAAGGAAGCGTGGGAGTGCCCTTCCCTGACATGCTTGCAAAGATAGTAAAGATCGGGACGACAGAAGAGGCGCCGGTCGGGGAGGAAGGTGAAATATGCCTGGCAGGACCGGCAGTTATGCTTGGCTATCTGGACCAGCCTGAAGAGTCGGCTGCAGTACTTAAAAAGCATGCCGACGGAAAAATCTGGCTCCATACCGGCGACATAGCGACAATGGACGAAGACGGTTTCACATATTTCAAACTCAGGCTGAAGCGCATGATAAAATCCTCCGGCATGAACGTCTATCCGGCCCAGGTGGAGGAAGTCCTCAGGACGCATCCGGATGTGGATATGGCCTGCGTTATAGGCGTTCCTGACAAGGCCCAGATATCGCGCGTCAAGGCCTTTATCGTGTTGAAGGACAAGACAAAAGCAGGCCCTGATATGGAAAAGG from Desulfomonilia bacterium encodes the following:
- a CDS encoding AMP-binding protein, which produces MFETKPWTKFYGSVPVTIDYPKVTLYEALMKTVGHFPDKTAWDFMGYTATYRQFAEEIDRCANALTALGLKKGDRMTISMPTCPQGIICFYAIIKIGAVASMIHPLSPPKEIEFYLNVSKSTFALTIDAFYKNFKQGMENSPCKTLVLARIPDYLPLIKKIGFNLTKGRKIPKVPADNQVVWWKDMMSAGYPKVDAAKADPDEMAVIMYSGGTTGVPKGIMLSHMNFISEGMQVAHWGKMDETDKILAILPIFHGFGLGVCVNAAFMGGGQSILVPQFTPEIVADLIAKKRPSFVVGVPTLFDALTRNEQFNKADLSCLKGCFSGADTLPRVVKEEFERIVARQGGKVKLLEGYGLTEAVTAIMAMPMDEYREGSVGVPFPDMLAKIVKIGTTEEAPVGEEGEICLAGPAVMLGYLDQPEESAAVLKKHADGKIWLHTGDIATMDEDGFTYFKLRLKRMIKSSGMNVYPAQVEEVLRTHPDVDMACVIGVPDKAQISRVKAFIVLKDKTKAGPDMEKALIAHCREQLLLWSCPREIEFRDDLPKTLVGKIAFNTLEEEEKAKLRAEGKYAGD
- a CDS encoding 2-hydroxyacyl-CoA dehydratase, whose protein sequence is MSEEIKKDAVPKVKSIKKMREIMTAYYIDAKTARQNNKKVAWITSGGPVEPLYVMDVIPVYPENHGAMIGASKMGVGLCETAENMGYSRDLCSYARADIACSTVNGGPIGGLPEPDFLVCSNNICGTVLKWYEVQARYYNVPLFIFDTPFCHTEFSIEARHYVEKQVLEYIDFLEKMCGKKFDQDKAREVLDYSYEGQRLWREVLETARSKPAPLSAFDAFFHLALIVTLRGTKTVVDYYTELIDEMRQRAADKIGSIPNEKYRLLWDNLPVWYKTKWLSDKFASHGACLVADTYTSAWCKQLDYIDKSDFVKSMVDCYTMIYLNIGVDQMVDTVKGMVEKYDVDGIVMHSNRSCKPYSLGQYDIQRMIQKATGVPSVMIEADMVDERSFSESQIDTRIDAFMELIKQKKG
- a CDS encoding 2-hydroxyacyl-CoA dehydratase family protein → MKILQEFINAAQDPVIYARENNMEKKKKLIGYCCTYTPEEIIYAAGAIPVRLFGIKSGIEKADAHLQAYSCSLVRGIMEDALLGNLDFLDGMVFPHTCDTIQRLSDIWRLNIKTTWHNDIMLPVKLDTQSAREYMEDAHAKFRRELGAWMGTEITDDALKQAIALYNRLRSLMKRLYEIRSANPEALSGRDMYAVVKGTMVMDRKDAADLIEKLVAELEQKTPPVQGNARRLVISGGICDHPEIYDLIEKTGARVVWDDLCTGSRFFEGLISEEGDPIKALAARYSNRTICPAKHASLTLRGDNLVGIAKEHKANGVIFILLKFCDPHAFDYPFMKKMLDDAGIPSMLLEVEQELPSAGQLATRFDAFIEML